Proteins from a single region of Azospira inquinata:
- the nifH gene encoding nitrogenase iron protein, giving the protein MSDLRQIAFYGKGGIGKSTTSQNTLAALAEMGQKILIVGCDPKADSTRLILHAKAQDTVLSLAADAGSVEDLELEDVLKVGYRDIRCVESGGPEPGVGCAGRGVITAINFLEENGAYEGVDYVSYDVLGDVVCGGFAMPIRENKAQEIYIVMSGEMMAMYAANNISKGILKYANAGGVRLGGLICNERKTDKEYELADALAKKLGTRLIHFVPRNNVVQHAELRRMTVLEYDPECSQAAEYRTLAQKVHANKGNGVIPTPISMDELEDLLLEFGIMQRDDESVVGKAKSAA; this is encoded by the coding sequence ATGAGTGACCTGCGTCAAATCGCCTTCTACGGCAAGGGTGGCATCGGTAAGTCCACCACCTCCCAAAATACCCTGGCGGCCCTGGCGGAAATGGGCCAAAAGATCCTCATCGTCGGCTGCGACCCCAAGGCCGACTCCACCCGTCTGATTCTTCACGCCAAGGCCCAGGACACGGTGCTGTCCCTGGCCGCTGACGCCGGTTCCGTGGAAGACCTGGAACTGGAAGACGTGCTCAAGGTGGGTTACCGGGACATCCGCTGCGTGGAATCTGGCGGTCCGGAACCTGGCGTGGGCTGCGCTGGTCGGGGCGTGATCACGGCCATCAACTTCCTGGAAGAAAACGGCGCCTACGAAGGCGTGGATTACGTCTCCTACGACGTGCTGGGTGACGTGGTATGCGGCGGTTTCGCCATGCCCATCCGGGAAAACAAGGCCCAGGAAATCTACATCGTTATGTCCGGGGAAATGATGGCCATGTACGCGGCCAACAACATTTCCAAGGGCATTCTGAAGTACGCCAACGCCGGTGGCGTGCGGCTGGGCGGTCTGATCTGCAACGAACGTAAGACCGACAAGGAATACGAACTGGCGGACGCTCTGGCCAAGAAGCTGGGCACCAGACTGATCCACTTCGTGCCCCGTAACAACGTGGTGCAACACGCGGAACTGCGCCGTATGACCGTGCTGGAATACGACCCGGAATGCTCCCAGGCCGCCGAATACCGGACCCTGGCTCAGAAGGTCCATGCCAACAAGGGCAACGGCGTGATCCCCACCCCCATCTCCATGGACGAACTGGAAGACCTGCTGCTGGAATTCGGCATCATGCAACGGGACGACGAATCCGTCGTCGGCAAGGCCAAGAGCGCCGCCTAA
- a CDS encoding NAD(+)--dinitrogen-reductase ADP-D-ribosyltransferase, producing the protein MDAISQFPVGHSTNLVGLPTGLLASAAFNDYPQPLHIAGVRETNPALFRMLEDATCRDEGAEAFEKYMMAVFGIQPAAPGRPLVPHRFRSSYRLLLQGWGFDANGPQGAVLKGWVESRFGLMPTFHKEALGHYPSAAWMAYVEEKMNGRYHNNSIHLQLDLLYEFGQWMMEHYWLPGRQHLTLYRGVNDLEEHQIIERVSKREAIVRQNNLVSFSESREVADQFGDTILEVQVPRVKVLFFHGLLPGAFLSGEGEHLVLGGDYRVRMTYF; encoded by the coding sequence ATGGACGCCATTTCCCAATTTCCTGTCGGTCACAGCACCAACCTAGTGGGATTGCCCACCGGGCTGCTGGCCAGCGCCGCCTTTAACGACTATCCCCAGCCCCTGCACATTGCCGGGGTTCGGGAGACCAACCCGGCCCTCTTCCGTATGTTGGAAGACGCCACCTGTCGGGACGAGGGGGCAGAGGCTTTCGAGAAGTACATGATGGCGGTGTTCGGCATTCAACCCGCCGCCCCGGGCCGGCCCCTGGTGCCCCACCGCTTCCGCTCCAGCTACCGGCTCCTGCTCCAGGGCTGGGGCTTCGACGCCAACGGGCCCCAGGGGGCGGTGCTGAAAGGCTGGGTGGAAAGCCGCTTCGGTCTCATGCCCACCTTCCACAAGGAGGCCCTGGGCCACTACCCTTCCGCCGCCTGGATGGCCTATGTGGAAGAAAAGATGAATGGCCGCTATCACAACAATTCCATCCACCTCCAGCTGGACCTTTTGTATGAATTCGGCCAATGGATGATGGAGCACTACTGGCTGCCCGGGCGCCAGCACCTGACCCTTTACCGGGGCGTGAATGACCTGGAAGAACACCAGATCATTGAGCGGGTCAGCAAGCGGGAAGCCATCGTGCGCCAGAACAATCTGGTCTCCTTTTCCGAAAGCCGGGAGGTGGCGGATCAGTTTGGCGACACCATCCTGGAAGTCCAGGTGCCCCGGGTGAAGGTGCTGTTTTTCCACGGACTCCTCCCCGGAGCCTTTCTCAGCGGGGAAGGAGAACATCTGGTGCTGGGGGGGGATTACCGGGTGCGGATGACCTATTTTTAA
- the nifT gene encoding putative nitrogen fixation protein NifT, with product MFARDSDIVELDGPPAYTYGEKVRARRHIRNDGTYPGREIGEVLVKKGDVGYVASIGSFLQQFYIYGVDFVDRGCLVGMKGREIESLDITGEGIVKITLRKDKNGNLSVYVPKKDLEQDVVATEKATLWGGVITLGNGWRLALPDMAETTPMPVTVEARKLEEA from the coding sequence ATGTTTGCCCGGGACAGCGATATCGTGGAATTGGACGGTCCCCCCGCCTACACCTACGGGGAAAAGGTCCGGGCTCGGCGCCATATTCGTAACGATGGCACCTACCCGGGCCGGGAGATCGGCGAAGTACTGGTGAAGAAGGGGGATGTGGGCTACGTCGCCAGCATCGGCTCCTTCCTGCAACAGTTTTACATCTACGGCGTGGACTTTGTGGACCGGGGTTGCCTGGTCGGCATGAAGGGACGCGAAATCGAATCGTTGGACATCACAGGAGAGGGCATCGTGAAAATCACCCTGCGCAAGGATAAGAACGGCAATCTGTCGGTTTACGTGCCCAAAAAGGATTTGGAACAGGACGTGGTGGCCACGGAAAAGGCGACCCTCTGGGGCGGTGTGATCACCCTGGGTAACGGCTGGCGTTTGGCTCTGCCGGACATGGCGGAAACCACCCCGATGCCCGTCACCGTGGAAGCCCGTAAGCTAGAAGAAGCCTGA
- a CDS encoding 2Fe-2S iron-sulfur cluster-binding protein: protein MPNVTFISPKLKKDVTVYAVTGSRGTLLQLAKDHKLPIDFECQEGNCGSCAVQVMPLGHKPPLATHLTEKEKVALVLAGKIKKSDLADLEVKDVAPVWRLACQYMLLDEDIAVKF, encoded by the coding sequence ATGCCCAACGTAACCTTCATTTCCCCGAAACTGAAAAAAGACGTCACCGTTTATGCGGTCACCGGTTCCCGGGGCACCCTGTTGCAATTGGCCAAGGACCATAAGCTGCCCATTGACTTTGAGTGTCAGGAAGGCAATTGCGGCTCCTGTGCGGTTCAGGTCATGCCCCTGGGACACAAGCCGCCCCTGGCCACCCACCTGACGGAAAAGGAAAAGGTGGCCCTGGTTCTGGCGGGCAAGATCAAAAAAAGCGATCTGGCCGATCTGGAAGTGAAAGATGTGGCCCCGGTGTGGCGTCTGGCCTGCCAGTACATGCTTCTGGATGAAGATATTGCGGTGAAGTTCTAG
- a CDS encoding protein phosphatase CheZ, with the protein MAHADNTQHEVFNQLGKMTRNLHKTLGDLGQDNTLEKTVAEIPDTRERLNYVLTMTEQAVSRVLNAVDAISPSQDQMQTRLAALEKAWAQCGDGDQLPAPWRDALAQTRGFFAQLDQEAANNKAQLTEIVMAQEFQDVTGQVIKKIVDLAQDMESQLLSILARTAPKDLAKPAKTETGASPLLNGPAMASEKETQQALGSQAEVDSFLDSLGF; encoded by the coding sequence ATGGCCCACGCCGACAACACCCAACACGAAGTCTTCAACCAGCTCGGGAAAATGACCCGAAACCTGCACAAAACCCTGGGCGACCTGGGGCAGGACAACACCCTGGAAAAGACCGTGGCCGAAATCCCGGATACCCGGGAGCGCCTCAACTACGTTTTGACCATGACCGAGCAGGCCGTATCCCGGGTGCTCAATGCGGTGGATGCCATCAGCCCCAGCCAGGATCAGATGCAGACCCGGCTGGCGGCCCTGGAAAAGGCCTGGGCCCAATGCGGCGACGGAGACCAGTTGCCGGCTCCCTGGCGGGATGCCCTGGCCCAGACCCGGGGCTTTTTTGCCCAATTGGACCAGGAAGCGGCCAACAACAAGGCCCAGCTCACGGAAATTGTCATGGCCCAGGAATTCCAGGATGTGACCGGCCAGGTCATCAAGAAAATTGTGGATCTGGCCCAGGACATGGAAAGCCAGCTACTGTCCATCCTGGCCCGCACGGCACCCAAGGATTTGGCCAAGCCCGCCAAGACGGAAACGGGAGCCAGCCCCCTGCTCAATGGCCCGGCCATGGCGTCGGAAAAGGAAACCCAGCAAGCCCTGGGCTCCCAGGCGGAGGTGGACAGTTTTCTCGACAGCCTGGGGTTTTAG
- a CDS encoding DUF3820 family protein has protein sequence MQTEDLEKLVRLAMPFGKYKGRVIADLPGNYLNWFAREGFPPGEIGRLLALMQEIDHNGLKSLLLPLRRGS, from the coding sequence GTGCAGACGGAAGACCTGGAAAAGCTGGTACGCCTAGCCATGCCCTTCGGCAAGTACAAAGGGCGGGTCATCGCCGACCTGCCCGGCAATTACCTTAACTGGTTCGCCCGGGAAGGTTTTCCCCCCGGGGAAATCGGCCGACTTCTGGCCCTCATGCAGGAAATCGACCACAACGGCTTGAAATCCCTGCTCCTGCCCCTGCGCCGGGGCAGCTAG
- a CDS encoding HesB/IscA family protein, which yields MCVTITPRAAKYMRRMVRFGEGSAAAGFRLTVKPGGCSGLDSSFTVEEQPQAGDTIIEQNGALLFLTPESCNLLTGCTIDFRESATVGGLVFDNPAAPHVCGCGATSGGAPGVGVVTFMKREAAPTGTCNQTKG from the coding sequence ATGTGCGTAACCATCACACCCCGTGCGGCCAAATACATGCGCCGGATGGTGCGTTTCGGTGAAGGCTCCGCCGCCGCCGGCTTTCGCCTTACGGTGAAGCCCGGCGGCTGTTCCGGCCTGGATTCTTCCTTTACCGTGGAAGAGCAGCCCCAGGCCGGGGACACCATCATCGAGCAAAACGGCGCCCTGCTTTTTCTCACCCCGGAATCCTGCAACCTGCTCACCGGCTGCACCATTGATTTTCGGGAAAGCGCCACCGTCGGCGGACTGGTTTTCGACAATCCGGCGGCCCCCCATGTTTGCGGCTGTGGCGCCACTTCTGGCGGTGCTCCCGGGGTGGGCGTAGTGACCTTCATGAAGCGGGAAGCCGCTCCCACCGGTACCTGCAACCAGACCAAGGGGTAA
- the draG gene encoding ADP-ribosyl-[dinitrogen reductase] hydrolase, with translation MFLTSRRKKADDLLRRARGAYLAFACGDALGATVEFLTAGEIRAQYGVHRHLVGGGWLRLKPGQITDDTQMSLALGDALVEKGDWDLPCIADHFLAWLKTKPIDVGNTCRRGITRYMRHGTLESPYSDGDAGNGAAMRNLPVILASLGDDDAFARWTLAQAHFTHNHPLSDLATLTLGCMTRALLLGEGKTKARSIADALVAGHRNFRFDPYPKRCTGYVVDTLQTVCHCFFNTDSLEECLVETVNLGGDADTNGAIAGMLAGAYYGEEALPYRWMRRLDRPVQAHIGSQVDGLLALAWSRATGPKNKS, from the coding sequence GTGTTTCTGACCAGTCGCCGGAAAAAGGCGGACGATCTGCTGCGCCGGGCCCGGGGCGCCTACCTGGCCTTTGCCTGCGGCGACGCCCTGGGGGCCACGGTGGAATTCCTCACCGCCGGGGAAATCCGCGCCCAATACGGGGTACACCGCCATCTGGTAGGAGGCGGCTGGCTGCGCCTGAAACCGGGCCAGATCACGGACGACACCCAGATGAGCCTGGCCCTGGGGGATGCCCTGGTGGAAAAAGGGGACTGGGATCTGCCCTGCATCGCCGACCACTTTCTCGCCTGGCTCAAAACCAAGCCCATCGACGTAGGCAACACCTGCCGTCGGGGCATTACCCGTTATATGCGCCACGGCACCCTGGAATCCCCCTACAGCGACGGGGATGCGGGCAACGGGGCGGCCATGCGCAATCTGCCCGTCATCCTGGCCAGCCTGGGGGACGATGATGCCTTTGCCCGCTGGACCCTGGCCCAGGCCCATTTCACCCACAACCATCCCCTGTCTGACCTGGCCACCCTGACCCTGGGCTGCATGACCCGGGCCCTGCTGCTCGGGGAAGGCAAGACTAAGGCCCGGTCCATTGCGGACGCCCTAGTGGCCGGGCACCGAAATTTCCGCTTCGATCCCTACCCCAAGCGCTGCACCGGCTATGTGGTGGATACCCTGCAAACCGTCTGCCATTGTTTCTTTAATACGGACAGCCTGGAAGAATGCCTGGTGGAAACGGTCAATCTGGGAGGGGATGCGGACACCAACGGGGCCATCGCCGGCATGCTGGCCGGGGCCTACTACGGGGAAGAAGCCCTGCCTTACCGCTGGATGCGGCGCCTGGACCGGCCGGTGCAGGCCCATATCGGCAGTCAGGTGGACGGACTGCTGGCCCTGGCCTGGTCCCGGGCCACCGGGCCGAAAAACAAGAGCTAA
- the nifK gene encoding nitrogenase molybdenum-iron protein subunit beta: MPQSADKVLDHNELFKQPEYQDLMARKKAFEEAPCADKVKETEAWTKSWEYREINFKREALTVNPAKACQPLGAVLCASGFEGTLPYVHGSQGCVAYFRSHFNRHFKEPSSCVSDSMTEDAAVFGGMNNMVDGLANAYALYKPKMIAVSTTCMAEVIGDDLDAFIKTAKQKGSIPEEFRVPFAHTPSFVGSHITGYDNMLKGMLTNLWAGQERKESNAINVNGGFDGYCVGNNREIKRMLSMMGVDFTLLSDPSDVFDTPADGEFRMYDGGTTIEAGKAAINAKATFLLQGFCTAKTGEFIKTAGQEVVALHNPIGVTATDAFLMEVSRVTGKPIPESLEKERGRLVDAIADSQAYLHGKTFSLFGDPDMVYGLVSFLLEVGAEPKHIVVTNSTKEFDAALNALLEASPFGKEAKLYAGKDLWHLRSLMATEPTDFLIGSSHGKFLERDTGVPLIRIGFPIFDRHHHHRFPIWGYQGGLNVLVKILDKIFDVLDQDTKGLSFDVVR, encoded by the coding sequence ATGCCGCAATCCGCTGACAAAGTGCTCGACCACAACGAGCTGTTTAAGCAGCCCGAGTATCAGGACCTGATGGCCCGGAAAAAGGCCTTCGAAGAGGCTCCCTGCGCCGACAAGGTGAAGGAAACCGAAGCCTGGACCAAGTCCTGGGAATACCGGGAAATCAATTTCAAGCGGGAAGCCCTGACCGTCAATCCGGCCAAGGCCTGCCAGCCCCTGGGCGCCGTGCTGTGCGCCTCCGGCTTTGAAGGCACCCTGCCCTATGTGCATGGTTCCCAAGGCTGCGTGGCCTACTTCCGCTCCCACTTCAACCGCCACTTCAAAGAACCTTCCTCCTGCGTTTCCGACTCCATGACGGAAGACGCGGCCGTGTTCGGCGGCATGAACAACATGGTGGACGGTCTGGCCAACGCCTACGCCCTCTACAAGCCCAAGATGATTGCCGTGTCCACCACCTGCATGGCGGAAGTGATCGGCGATGACTTGGACGCCTTCATCAAGACCGCCAAGCAAAAGGGTTCCATCCCGGAAGAATTCCGGGTGCCCTTCGCCCACACCCCTTCCTTCGTGGGCAGCCACATCACCGGTTACGACAACATGCTCAAGGGCATGCTGACCAACCTGTGGGCCGGTCAGGAACGGAAGGAAAGCAACGCCATCAACGTCAATGGGGGCTTTGACGGCTACTGCGTGGGCAACAATCGGGAAATCAAGCGCATGCTGAGCATGATGGGCGTGGATTTCACCCTGCTCTCCGATCCTTCCGATGTGTTCGATACCCCGGCGGATGGGGAATTCCGCATGTACGACGGGGGTACCACCATCGAAGCGGGTAAGGCGGCCATTAACGCCAAGGCCACCTTCCTGCTGCAAGGCTTCTGCACCGCCAAGACCGGGGAATTCATCAAGACGGCGGGCCAGGAAGTGGTGGCCCTGCACAACCCCATCGGGGTGACGGCTACGGACGCCTTCCTTATGGAAGTGTCCCGGGTCACCGGCAAGCCCATCCCTGAATCCTTGGAAAAGGAACGGGGCCGGCTGGTGGATGCCATCGCCGACTCCCAGGCCTATCTCCACGGCAAGACCTTCTCCCTGTTCGGCGATCCGGACATGGTCTACGGTCTGGTGAGCTTCCTCCTGGAAGTGGGGGCCGAGCCCAAGCACATCGTGGTGACCAATTCCACCAAGGAATTTGATGCCGCCCTGAATGCCCTGCTGGAAGCCAGCCCCTTCGGCAAGGAAGCCAAGCTCTACGCTGGCAAGGATCTGTGGCACCTCCGTTCCCTGATGGCCACGGAACCCACGGACTTCCTCATCGGTTCCTCCCACGGCAAGTTCCTGGAACGGGATACGGGGGTGCCTCTGATCCGTATCGGCTTCCCCATCTTCGATCGGCACCATCATCACCGCTTCCCCATCTGGGGCTACCAAGGCGGCCTGAATGTGCTGGTGAAGATTCTGGACAAGATCTTCGACGTGCTGGACCAAGATACCAAGGGCCTCAGCTTCGACGTGGTGCGCTAA
- the nifD gene encoding nitrogenase molybdenum-iron protein alpha chain, with product MSAVLDDKTRNQALIQEVLEAYPEKAAKKRAKHLNVYEEGKPDCGVKSNIKSLPGVMTIRGCAYAGSKGVVWGPIKDMVHISHGPVGCGQYSWGTRRNYASGTTGVDNFIVLQVTSDFQEKDIVFGGDKKLDKVIDEINQLFPLSNGISIQSECPIGLIGDDIEAVAKRKGKESNKTIVPVRCEGFRGVSQSLGHHIANDMVRDWVLDKADNKAFEPGPYDVAIIGDYNIGGDAWSSRILLEQLGLRVVAQWSGDGSLKEMEKTPKVKLNLLHCYRSMNYISRHMEEKYGIPWVEYNFFGPTKIAASLREIASHFDDKIKENAEKLIAQYQPLVDGVIAKYKPRLDGKKVMLYVGGLRPRHVVGAYEDLGMEVVGAGYEFAHGDDYQRTTHYVKDGTLIYDDVNGFELEKFVEKIRPDLVGSGVKEKYIFQKMGVPFRQMHSWDYSGPYHGYDGFAIFARDMDMAINSPVWSMTKAPWKK from the coding sequence ATGAGTGCGGTACTCGACGATAAAACGCGCAATCAAGCGCTGATCCAGGAAGTCCTGGAAGCCTACCCGGAAAAGGCGGCGAAAAAGCGGGCCAAGCACCTCAACGTCTATGAGGAAGGCAAGCCCGACTGCGGCGTCAAATCCAACATCAAGTCCCTGCCCGGGGTGATGACCATCCGGGGCTGCGCCTACGCCGGTTCCAAGGGCGTGGTGTGGGGCCCGATCAAGGATATGGTGCACATCTCCCACGGTCCCGTGGGTTGCGGCCAGTATTCCTGGGGCACCCGGCGCAATTACGCCTCCGGCACCACCGGGGTGGATAACTTCATCGTCCTGCAAGTCACCTCCGACTTCCAGGAAAAGGACATCGTGTTCGGCGGCGACAAGAAGCTGGACAAGGTGATCGATGAAATCAACCAGCTCTTCCCCCTGTCCAACGGTATTTCCATCCAATCCGAATGTCCCATCGGCCTGATCGGTGACGACATCGAAGCGGTGGCCAAGCGTAAGGGTAAGGAAAGCAACAAGACCATCGTGCCCGTGCGCTGCGAAGGTTTCCGGGGGGTTTCCCAATCCCTGGGTCACCACATCGCCAACGACATGGTGCGGGACTGGGTCCTGGACAAGGCGGACAACAAGGCCTTCGAACCCGGCCCCTACGATGTGGCCATCATCGGTGACTACAACATCGGCGGTGACGCCTGGTCTTCCCGCATCCTGCTGGAACAGCTGGGCCTGCGCGTGGTCGCCCAGTGGTCCGGGGACGGTTCCCTGAAGGAAATGGAAAAGACCCCCAAGGTGAAGCTCAACCTGCTCCACTGCTACCGGTCCATGAACTACATCAGCCGGCACATGGAAGAGAAGTACGGGATTCCTTGGGTGGAATACAACTTCTTCGGACCCACCAAGATCGCTGCCTCCCTGCGGGAAATCGCTTCCCACTTCGACGACAAGATCAAGGAAAACGCGGAAAAGCTCATCGCCCAGTATCAACCCCTGGTGGATGGGGTGATCGCCAAGTACAAGCCCCGTCTGGACGGCAAGAAGGTCATGCTCTACGTGGGCGGTCTGCGTCCCCGTCACGTGGTGGGCGCCTACGAAGATCTGGGTATGGAAGTGGTGGGGGCCGGTTACGAATTCGCCCACGGCGATGACTACCAGCGTACCACCCACTACGTCAAAGACGGCACCCTGATCTATGACGACGTGAATGGCTTCGAACTGGAAAAGTTCGTGGAAAAAATCCGTCCCGATCTGGTGGGTTCCGGGGTCAAGGAAAAGTACATCTTCCAGAAAATGGGTGTGCCCTTCCGGCAAATGCACTCCTGGGACTATTCCGGTCCGTACCACGGCTATGACGGCTTCGCCATCTTCGCTCGGGATATGGACATGGCCATCAACAGCCCGGTCTGGTCCATGACCAAGGCGCCCTGGAAGAAATAA
- a CDS encoding SIR2 family NAD-dependent protein deacylase, with protein sequence MSDALLTTLAEGLKSGALAPYLGPEALLLAPDNQSLPIAPEALATFLSKRATVPSRIRRNPTAAAQYIENFRHRKTLKKLMLEAYATPAEPPELYRLLARLAPPLMVDTNYDSALPTVLGGDDWGQIQGVSRAEVRDSWYRCYGPDGATLPESALESRHTVLYKPLGSVQPEGNFIISDSDFVEVLTEIDIQTPIPTTVQERRSHCGFLFLGCRFRDQLSRSYARQVMKRSAGPHYAVLPEGELTKNELRFIREQGIRVVDQPLDQVVSGLSAVLA encoded by the coding sequence ATGAGCGACGCCCTGCTGACGACGCTGGCCGAAGGCCTGAAAAGTGGGGCCCTGGCCCCCTACCTGGGGCCCGAGGCCCTGCTGCTGGCGCCGGACAACCAAAGCCTGCCCATTGCGCCGGAAGCCCTGGCCACCTTTCTCTCCAAACGGGCCACGGTGCCTTCCCGCATTCGGCGTAACCCCACGGCGGCGGCCCAGTACATTGAGAACTTCCGCCACCGTAAAACCCTGAAAAAGCTCATGCTGGAAGCCTACGCCACCCCGGCGGAGCCCCCTGAGCTGTACCGGTTGCTGGCCCGTCTGGCGCCGCCCCTGATGGTGGATACCAATTACGACAGCGCCCTGCCCACGGTTTTGGGTGGGGATGATTGGGGCCAGATCCAAGGGGTGAGCCGGGCCGAGGTAAGGGATAGCTGGTACCGGTGCTATGGCCCGGACGGGGCGACCCTGCCGGAAAGCGCCCTGGAAAGCCGTCATACCGTGCTCTACAAGCCCCTGGGATCGGTGCAGCCGGAAGGTAATTTCATCATTTCCGATTCGGATTTTGTCGAAGTACTGACGGAAATCGACATCCAGACCCCTATCCCCACCACGGTGCAGGAGCGGCGCAGTCACTGTGGTTTCCTCTTCCTCGGCTGCCGTTTTCGGGATCAGCTGTCCCGTAGCTACGCCCGTCAGGTGATGAAGCGTTCCGCCGGGCCCCATTACGCGGTGCTGCCCGAAGGGGAGCTCACCAAGAACGAGCTGCGCTTTATTCGGGAGCAGGGCATTCGGGTGGTGGATCAGCCCCTGGATCAGGTGGTGAGCGGTTTGAGTGCGGTCCTGGCCTGA